A region of the Vigna unguiculata cultivar IT97K-499-35 chromosome 9, ASM411807v1, whole genome shotgun sequence genome:
ATAGATTGAAATTTCTCGGTTTCCATAAAAGAATTCTCAacatgatttaaaatatttgttaatggGTGGACATGATGATAATGCATGTTTTATAGTTCATGACATTATAGAAGgtatgcaatttttttattgtgagaTGTTTGTTCATTGTGGGACATGAAGATGGTGCATGATCTGGGTAGTTTCTGCTGAGCTGTGTGATGCATTAAAATAAAGATTGAAAATTATATGAAACTGAGATTTTGTGCAGTGGAGACCCGAGAGTGTACGAGAGATTTTGGAGACAAAGTGGTGAGAAGAGCACGATCATAATCCCGGGGTGGCAATCGATGAGTTATTTTTCTGATGTGACCAACATTTGCTGGTTTTTGGAGGCAGAGTTTGCAAGGGAAGTGGTGAGGTTGCACACGGTGGTGGGAAATGCTGTGACAGAAGGGAGACACATTGTGGTTGGCACAGGTTCTTCTCAGCTTTTTCTGGCTGCTCTCTATGCTCTTTCCCCTACTGATGCACCTGAACCAATCAGTGTTGTCTGTGCCACACCCTACTACTCAGTGagtaaaaactatattttaatcatgttttagtttagtttatgattgaaccaaaatataaaattaggtGTATACTCTGTTTTGTCTAGAATTAATAGACAAGAAGATTTCTAAGATATTGTAAAAGTATTCTTTAGTAAAAGTGCATGCATATGAAGTGTTTGATTAAAGAACAGCAAGGTCATTCTTGAATCTGTTTCTGATACAGCTTCTGTGATGTAAAAGCAATGCTCTTGTACTAATTACCACATACAGCTTGTGTTATAAAATAGACAGTGGTTGAccacttttttatatatagtgaAGCAATTATTGCATGCTCCAAGGAACTTAAAACAGTGTACTAAGTCAAGATTTTTTTGTTGGTTGTTGATGATGAACCATAGACATTTATTGTGACAGTTGGAAATCAATAAACATTAAGCAATTGAGTTAACTGTGTCTGAGATTCTTCTGAATGAAACACTTACTGGTTATAGCATTCAATGTGTTCCTACCATTTCTTAGGTATCTGTACTCTGCAATTAATTTCCTTCCTTACTGGTACTGTCTTAAGATCATATCATAATATACTTTATGTatttaaaacagaaaaataaaaaacttctGTTCAATTCTTTAATAACTGTTGTAATCACAGTTgacaaaaattgatttttttcctTGTTAATCCTTCCATGTTTATCTTATCAGTATGTTCTGTTTTTCCTACACTCGTAATTTTTCACATCTGCAACTGATCACATGACACTCGGTACTTTTGTCCAACTGTGGCATGTGCGGAACTGTCAGTAAAGTagttttgatttgaaaatctTAACATTCATTCAATTGATGAACAAAAAAAGTGTGATATGGCTTCATTACTAATTATGGTTGACCCCATTAATCACACTATATACTGCAAAGAAACAAATTATACACAGATTTTAGACAAGGTGACACACATTTTAGTTACATCACATGGTTCTGACTTTCATTATGGTGAGGTTTACCTGGAAAATTTTGCAGTGACACGTTATTTAGTTTGAGTAATTGATGGTTTGACATGAAATTGACGAGTGAACTAACTAAGTAACTACTTGCAGTCGTACCCATCAATGACGAATCACCTGAAATCAGGACTGTACCAATGGGGTGGTGATGCAGAAAGTTTTGAGAAAGAGGGTCCCTACATTGAGCTGGTTACTTCTCCCAATAATCCTGATGGACATGCAAGAATATCTAAGGTCAACAGAAGCCAGGGATTTTTGGTCCATGACCTTGCCTATTACTGGCCACAGTACACTCCAATATCAGCACCTGCAGATCATGATCTTACCCTTTTCACTGTTTCAAAAAGTACTGGCCATGCTGGAATGCGCATAGGGTAAGTTCACCCATATCATAAACGCTACCTTTTTCTACACTCctcaattattttctctttcacaaCAATTGTACAACCTTCATTGGATGTTTCTTGAATTACTGTTCtacaaaaattggaattttaCTTTCCTAACCTGCACAATGCTTTGATGTAAATCttcagtttttttctttttttcttttatcggCAATGTTAGATGTTAATATGGAGAATGTTAGTTGTTAATATGTTAGCGGAGGAGTTGAATCTGCAATAtctttcactttcttttttaaactAACCTTATAACTTTTGAGTGTTTATAGGATAGAGTTGAACTCACGGTCTATCTCACCCTTCCTTCCAATTTTATTACTACACGAACCTTATAACTCTGATGTAAATCTTCAGTAACCAGATTATCAAAATTAAACTCTTAATTATCATTagaaaacaatacaaattcaCAATCAACATATGTGtaacttatttaaatacatGTCTTTTATCACTCTTTTTAAGacttgtttaaattttttgttaaaaagtaTTAACATATGTGAAACCAAATATGTTAGTAATTAATCTAGAAGTATGGCTAGTTGGACTGGAACCATTTTGGTTTCCTGAAAAGTGtttgatgtataaaaaataaagtaaagaattattatttttttcttaattagcAATGTTAGTTATTAGTATTTTGTTAATAGGGAAGTTGAATTCATAACCTCTCCTACACTTCCTTACAAATCCACCATGTCAACTTTATATGCGTGTTAATAGAAGTTAAACTCATAATCTCTCTCACTCTCCCTTCCAGTTTTAATACTAAATCAACCTTATAACTCCAAGTAAAGAAAGATGAATCAAATTCGTAGAATGCacattaatttttgtaatttgtgtaGGTGGGCACTTGTGAAAGACAAAGAGGtggcaaagaaaatgacaaaattcATAGAGCTGAACACAATTGGAGTGTCTAAGGATTCTCAACTCAGGGCAGCTAAGGTTTTAAGGGCAGTTTCTGACAGCTGGGAACAAGGAAACCCCCAAGAGGGGGAGTCATTCTTCAAGTTCAGCCACAAACTCATGGCAAACAGGTGGAAGCAACTTAGACTAGTGGTGGAGCATAGTGACTTATTCAGTTTGCCTAAATTTTCACCAGCATTCTGCACTTTTTTCAAAGAGGTCTTGGAGCCTCAACCAGGTACTTACTTGCTCTATTGAtcacaaatttgatttcatgcgttcatatttcttctttttcagtTACTTGTCTAGTGATTTTGTTTGTGCTCAACTTTTAAGAAAAGTGTTTCAGTAATCAACTTCAAGTTACatataaaaacttatattgtttttgttttatgcaTGTTTGATGATTTGACAGCTTTTGTGTGGTTAAAGTGTGAGGGAAACGTTGAAGATTGCGAAAGCTTCCTTCGAGCACACAACATCTTAACTAGAAGTGGAAAACACTTTGGGGTTAGCCCAAAATACGTAAGAATTAGCATGTTGGATACTGATGAAAATTTTAGCCACTTTCTAGAGAGGCTTTCTTCCATAAAATCGTGATTGGGAAAATTTGCTTCTGGGTAATGTTTGTATGATAATTAGAAGTGTTAGTTTTCTGTATGATGGAGAGTGAAACACCGAAATGCAATTTTGCTCCTTCATTTCTATCCTTCTCTTTTGCTGCATAATTATTTCATCATGTCATGGCTCTTTCTCtgtttaataataattgtacCAAAATAGTCCAATTCTTTTAGTATAAATACATTATCTGATTCTACTTTTGGACCAAATGAAGATGTACATGACACGAAAAACATTATAAGATTAACATAGTTTAACAAAGTTATCTTGTataatttcttcaatttttgaacTTGTGTGTACCAGTTGGTTTTAACTTGAGGAGAAGTaactataatgttttttttttttcattctctgtCCTAATCGTTCGTTTAGGAAAACTAGTAATCCAAGTCAGAAGAAGCTATTGATCCTACTAGTTACACCCCAACTTTTAATATCTGCACTCTCCTTTTGTttgctttatttaaaatgaCATATTTCCCTTCTTTTAAAAACACTCTTATCTTCTTGCACTCTTGTTAATATTTCACATGCCTT
Encoded here:
- the LOC114162124 gene encoding tryptophan aminotransferase-related protein 2-like isoform X1, with the translated sequence MPKLTFFSSKHFLVLSLALNVSLILRLIVHEGEEPHNHSCFGPQTTGASIARTNSNMLISSSSSSNSTTCTTGSGSRVINLDHGDPRVYERFWRQSGEKSTIIIPGWQSMSYFSDVTNICWFLEAEFAREVVRLHTVVGNAVTEGRHIVVGTGSSQLFLAALYALSPTDAPEPISVVCATPYYSSYPSMTNHLKSGLYQWGGDAESFEKEGPYIELVTSPNNPDGHARISKVNRSQGFLVHDLAYYWPQYTPISAPADHDLTLFTVSKSTGHAGMRIGWALVKDKEVAKKMTKFIELNTIGVSKDSQLRAAKVLRAVSDSWEQGNPQEGESFFKFSHKLMANRWKQLRLVVEHSDLFSLPKFSPAFCTFFKEVLEPQPAFVWLKCEGNVEDCESFLRAHNILTRSGKHFGVSPKYVRISMLDTDENFSHFLERLSSIKS
- the LOC114162124 gene encoding tryptophan aminotransferase-related protein 2-like isoform X2; this translates as MSYFSDVTNICWFLEAEFAREVVRLHTVVGNAVTEGRHIVVGTGSSQLFLAALYALSPTDAPEPISVVCATPYYSSYPSMTNHLKSGLYQWGGDAESFEKEGPYIELVTSPNNPDGHARISKVNRSQGFLVHDLAYYWPQYTPISAPADHDLTLFTVSKSTGHAGMRIGWALVKDKEVAKKMTKFIELNTIGVSKDSQLRAAKVLRAVSDSWEQGNPQEGESFFKFSHKLMANRWKQLRLVVEHSDLFSLPKFSPAFCTFFKEVLEPQPAFVWLKCEGNVEDCESFLRAHNILTRSGKHFGVSPKYVRISMLDTDENFSHFLERLSSIKS